The following proteins are co-located in the Dyadobacter chenwenxiniae genome:
- a CDS encoding BaiN/RdsA family NAD(P)/FAD-dependent oxidoreductase, producing MMDRSNMRIAIVGGGASGFMAAITAAEQNPEAKIVILEKNKTVLNKVRVSGGGRCNVTHNPSDLRFFIKNYPRGEKLLRKLLHHFDAKATVRWFEERGVKLKTEADGRMFPVTDSSQTIIECMVRTARNLGIEMRTSTSVRSFTKISDDTQEGFSILLDDDDRIYADKLLIASGGYPKASGFDWLQMHNHSIINPLPSLFTFNTPENYLLPLAGVSVQDALVKISGTKHEWQGPLLITHWGFSGPAVLKLSAWGARDLAEKEYHFICKINWLPQMNEQQVREFLLGEKTKTPKQQISSHARLGIPARLWKAFVSKSEIPDELRWSDATNKALNRLTELLTNSQFEVKGKTTFKEEFVTCGGISLNDIDHETLESNSVPGLYFSGEVLDVDGITGGFNFQNAWTTGYIAGKNMAGYPALSAIASK from the coding sequence ATGATGGATAGAAGTAACATGCGGATTGCGATTGTGGGCGGCGGCGCCTCGGGATTTATGGCTGCGATCACGGCGGCAGAGCAGAATCCGGAGGCGAAAATCGTGATTTTGGAGAAGAATAAAACGGTTTTGAACAAAGTCAGGGTTTCCGGCGGAGGCCGGTGCAATGTGACGCATAATCCGTCGGATCTCCGTTTTTTTATCAAAAATTATCCAAGAGGTGAAAAGCTGCTGCGCAAATTGCTGCACCATTTTGATGCCAAAGCGACGGTCAGGTGGTTTGAGGAAAGAGGGGTTAAATTGAAGACCGAGGCAGATGGCCGGATGTTTCCGGTCACGGACTCTTCCCAAACAATCATTGAATGCATGGTCAGAACGGCGCGCAATCTGGGCATTGAGATGAGGACCAGCACATCCGTCAGGTCATTTACCAAAATTTCTGATGATACCCAGGAAGGCTTCTCCATCTTACTGGATGATGACGATAGAATTTATGCTGACAAATTACTGATTGCTTCGGGCGGATATCCAAAAGCCAGCGGATTTGACTGGCTGCAAATGCACAATCATTCGATCATTAATCCTCTTCCTTCACTTTTTACATTCAACACGCCTGAAAATTACCTGTTGCCGTTGGCCGGGGTTTCTGTCCAGGATGCGCTGGTAAAGATTTCGGGAACAAAACATGAATGGCAGGGGCCGCTATTGATAACGCATTGGGGTTTTAGCGGGCCCGCTGTTTTGAAACTCTCAGCCTGGGGAGCGCGGGATCTGGCTGAAAAGGAATATCATTTTATTTGCAAGATCAATTGGCTCCCGCAAATGAATGAGCAGCAGGTTAGGGAGTTTTTATTGGGCGAAAAAACAAAAACACCGAAACAGCAAATCTCCTCACACGCCCGCCTGGGCATTCCTGCTCGGCTATGGAAAGCTTTTGTTTCAAAGTCAGAAATCCCGGACGAGTTGCGCTGGTCAGATGCGACCAACAAAGCATTAAACCGGCTGACCGAATTACTGACAAACAGTCAGTTTGAAGTGAAAGGCAAGACTACTTTTAAGGAAGAATTTGTAACATGCGGCGGCATTTCGCTGAACGACATTGATCACGAAACATTAGAAAGCAACTCTGTTCCCGGCCTTTACTTTTCCGGAGAAGTGCTTGACGTTGATGGAATTACAGGCGGATTCAACTTTCAAAATGCCTGGACAACCGGTTATATTGCCGGAAAAAATATGGCTGGTTACCCGGCATTATCCGCCATTGCATCGAAATAA
- the uvrC gene encoding excinuclease ABC subunit UvrC, whose protein sequence is MSEFNYKEELTKIPLDPGVYRYFDETGEVIYVGKAKSLRSRVSSYFLKSNQHDRKTRRLVSQIRRIEYTIVHSEWDALLLENQLIKQLQPKFNILLKDDKTYPFICVTQERFPRVYVTRNLDRSKGTFYGPFASLRTMHTLLDMFKSLYTIRSCQLPLSKSNIEAGKFKVCLEYHIGNCKGPCEGLQDEAEYNAEIEQIHNILKGNLSLPQQYFKEKMLQAAEQMEFEKAHSWKTKIEHLSNFQSKATVINPKIGNIDVLTIVSDEEAAYLNFMKIKQGYMVATQTVEVKKKLDESDAEILALMIVEMRSKFGAEARELISNIKPDLEMRLELTVPQIGDKKKLLDMSMKNVMYFRRDKAERREVEASATSSKKDRILIRLKSDLQLKTLPRHIECFDNSNIQGTNPVAAMVCFKDGKPSKKDYRHFNIKTVIGPNDFASMNEVVGRRYLRLIAEEQPLPDLIVVDGGKGQLGAACDALKSLGIYGQVPIIGIAKRLEEIYFPEDSLPLYIDKKSESLKLIQQIRDEAHRFGITFHRDKRSKASLISELDGVDGVGKVTAAKLLKFFGSVRNIRDSSLEQLAGLVGLDRAKKVRAYFDAMADNAG, encoded by the coding sequence ATGTCTGAATTCAATTATAAAGAAGAACTTACTAAAATTCCGCTTGACCCTGGTGTATATCGCTATTTTGACGAAACCGGGGAAGTAATATATGTGGGTAAGGCCAAAAGCCTTCGAAGCAGGGTTTCCAGTTATTTTCTAAAATCCAATCAGCACGACCGTAAAACCAGGCGGCTTGTAAGCCAGATCCGGCGCATTGAATACACCATTGTGCATAGCGAATGGGATGCCTTATTGCTTGAAAATCAGCTTATAAAGCAATTGCAGCCGAAGTTCAACATTCTCCTTAAAGATGACAAAACCTATCCTTTCATATGTGTGACGCAGGAGCGCTTCCCGCGGGTGTACGTGACACGCAACCTGGACAGGTCCAAAGGAACTTTTTACGGGCCGTTTGCGAGCCTGAGGACTATGCACACGTTGCTGGATATGTTCAAATCGCTTTATACAATCCGCTCGTGCCAGTTGCCGCTGTCGAAATCCAACATTGAGGCGGGGAAGTTTAAAGTTTGTCTTGAATATCACATAGGAAATTGCAAAGGACCTTGCGAAGGATTACAGGACGAGGCTGAATACAACGCGGAAATCGAGCAGATTCACAATATTCTGAAAGGCAATCTTTCACTCCCACAGCAGTATTTTAAGGAGAAAATGCTCCAAGCTGCGGAACAAATGGAATTCGAAAAAGCGCATTCATGGAAAACCAAAATCGAGCATCTTTCCAATTTCCAAAGTAAAGCCACGGTTATCAACCCTAAGATCGGGAATATCGACGTGCTGACCATTGTATCCGACGAGGAAGCCGCTTATCTCAATTTTATGAAAATAAAACAGGGATATATGGTTGCTACACAGACCGTTGAAGTGAAGAAAAAGCTCGACGAAAGTGATGCCGAAATCCTTGCATTGATGATTGTCGAAATGCGTTCTAAGTTTGGGGCAGAGGCAAGAGAGCTGATATCCAACATTAAGCCGGATCTTGAAATGCGTCTTGAACTGACCGTTCCGCAAATCGGTGATAAGAAAAAGCTGCTCGATATGTCCATGAAAAATGTGATGTATTTCCGCCGCGACAAAGCCGAACGTCGCGAAGTGGAAGCATCGGCAACTTCGTCCAAAAAAGACAGGATTTTGATCCGGTTAAAAAGCGATTTGCAATTAAAAACGCTTCCGCGCCACATTGAATGTTTCGATAACTCCAACATTCAGGGCACGAATCCGGTCGCAGCGATGGTGTGTTTCAAGGATGGGAAGCCTTCTAAAAAAGATTACAGGCATTTTAATATCAAGACGGTTATAGGCCCCAATGACTTTGCGTCCATGAATGAGGTGGTCGGGAGGCGTTACCTGCGTTTGATTGCAGAGGAACAGCCTCTGCCAGACTTGATCGTGGTGGATGGTGGAAAAGGACAGCTCGGCGCGGCTTGTGATGCGTTAAAAAGTCTGGGGATTTACGGCCAGGTGCCCATTATCGGCATTGCCAAAAGACTGGAAGAAATCTATTTTCCGGAGGATTCCCTGCCCCTTTACATCGACAAAAAATCCGAATCCTTGAAGCTTATTCAGCAGATTCGTGATGAGGCACACCGGTTTGGGATCACATTTCACAGGGATAAAAGAAGTAAAGCCAGCCTGATTAGTGAGTTGGACGGTGTGGATGGCGTAGGCAAGGTCACAGCGGCGAAACTGTTGAAATTCTTTGGCTCCGTTCGTAATATTCGCGATAGTTCGTTGGAACAACTCGCTGGACTTGTGGGCCTGGACCGTGCAAAAAAAGTAAGGGCTTATTTCGATGCAATGGCGGATAATGCCGGGTAA
- a CDS encoding glycerate kinase, producing MNILVAPDKFRGSLEAIDVCQAVKEGILLAYPNANVTTIPLADGGEGTAQILTQQAQGETIKVAASDPLGRPITSSYGLSGDWQTAFIEMAAASGLALLSKEERNPLLTSTYGTGQLIKDALDRGVTQIILGIGGSATTDGGIGMAEALGFRFYDKNDVLLSPKGESMHDITRIDSSEKDSRLNAVSITVACDVTNPLYGPNGASHIYGPQKGADPEMVEILDNGLKNLSKIASKTFEKDISENPGAGAAGGLGAGCLWFLNAVLKDGVSIVIEQTHIAERIQKADLVITGEGKVDEQTLSGKVVKGLADFCNMNKVPLAVVCGTLQITPEQVRNAGITYAVSVLNRPMDLNQAEAEAFGLVRDATFHLVRLFFSNR from the coding sequence GTGAACATTCTTGTTGCACCTGACAAATTTCGTGGCTCTCTTGAAGCAATTGACGTTTGCCAGGCGGTCAAAGAAGGCATTTTGCTGGCCTATCCGAATGCGAATGTTACAACTATCCCGCTAGCAGATGGCGGTGAAGGAACTGCCCAAATCCTGACGCAGCAAGCGCAGGGAGAGACCATTAAAGTTGCGGCAAGTGATCCGTTGGGTCGCCCTATTACATCTTCTTATGGCTTGTCGGGTGACTGGCAAACGGCTTTTATTGAAATGGCAGCTGCATCCGGATTAGCATTGCTGTCCAAAGAAGAACGTAATCCGTTACTAACCAGCACATATGGAACCGGTCAGCTCATCAAAGACGCCTTAGATAGAGGAGTTACACAAATCATACTGGGCATAGGCGGAAGTGCCACAACCGACGGCGGCATAGGCATGGCAGAGGCATTAGGCTTTCGTTTTTATGATAAAAATGATGTGCTGTTGTCTCCGAAAGGCGAATCAATGCATGACATAACACGCATTGATAGCAGTGAAAAAGACAGCCGTTTAAATGCTGTTTCCATCACGGTTGCCTGCGATGTTACCAACCCACTTTATGGGCCAAATGGTGCCTCCCACATTTACGGACCGCAAAAAGGAGCTGATCCGGAAATGGTAGAAATACTGGACAACGGTTTGAAAAATCTCAGTAAAATTGCTTCCAAAACCTTTGAAAAAGATATCAGCGAAAATCCCGGAGCAGGCGCGGCAGGCGGATTAGGCGCAGGTTGTTTATGGTTCTTAAATGCAGTTTTGAAAGATGGCGTCAGCATTGTCATCGAGCAAACACACATTGCAGAGCGCATTCAAAAAGCGGATCTGGTGATTACGGGTGAGGGGAAAGTGGATGAGCAAACATTATCCGGCAAAGTCGTAAAAGGCCTGGCCGATTTTTGCAACATGAATAAGGTCCCGCTGGCAGTGGTATGCGGCACATTGCAGATCACCCCTGAACAAGTTCGTAATGCCGGCATAACTTACGCCGTTTCCGTTTTGAACCGTCCTATGGACTTGAACCAAGCCGAGGCAGAGGCTTTTGGATTGGTTAGGGACGCAACTTTTCATCTTGTGCGGTTGTTTTTTTCAAATAGATAA
- a CDS encoding transglycosylase domain-containing protein gives MIEFQPGKYRRTIIRLWRFIGIGLGLFILYIVAVSFNFFWLFGGMPDLKTLENPKSELASELISEDGKSLGKYFFENRTQIDISQISPNLIDALVATEDARFVNHSGIDPRSLLRVFKGVVSGNSSSGGGSTLTQQVAKNLFNTRSEEFEGLLGKIPLVRIVIAKTKEWVLAVILERKYTKQEIMQMYLNTVSFGNNTYGIKVAAKTYFDKEAWDLNVTEAALLVGMLQNPTLFNPLRFPTNALNRRNTVLAQMNKYDYIPREDFERYREKPLGIDFTVEGHNTGLAPYFRESMRGYLKSWVKMYNEEHDMNYDLYTSGLRIYTTIDSRMQRYQEEALTEHMKEQQRLFDEHWKGRNPWTFDNGKEIPGFLTTAAKRSPHFISLKRDLGEAEAWKVMRKPYKMKVFTWNGEKEVMMSPLDSIAYYKRFLRAGMMSMDPRNGHVKAWVGGINFKYFKYDHVKQGSRQPGSTFKPFVYVSALDKNFLTPCDHVTDAPIYFGPSDGVPGGWSPKNSNNKYSYQSLSLRQALGKSVNTVSAYLIKMVKAKTVAEYAHKLGITSKLQEVPSLCLGISDVSVFEMVGAYSAFANGGHRTEPMTILRIEDRYGNVLQEFFQQQNQEISENMAYNMLYLMRGAVEDPGGTAGRLRQYGVTEGNEIAAKTGTTSNYSDGWFMGMTQHLVSGIWVGGEDRSIHFRTIALGQGGRIAMPAWGMFMQKVYKDPTLVQYRKEPFKKPENYVRECGGVSSDSTDTYVPPSRSDDEGVLF, from the coding sequence ATGATTGAATTCCAACCCGGAAAGTATCGCCGCACCATAATCCGTCTCTGGCGGTTTATTGGAATCGGACTGGGTCTTTTTATACTTTACATTGTTGCCGTAAGCTTCAATTTCTTCTGGCTTTTCGGTGGAATGCCCGATTTAAAAACACTTGAAAATCCGAAAAGCGAACTCGCATCCGAGCTGATCAGTGAAGACGGTAAATCCTTGGGTAAATATTTCTTCGAAAACAGAACACAAATAGACATTTCGCAGATTTCACCCAACCTGATCGATGCTTTGGTTGCCACGGAAGATGCGCGTTTTGTGAACCATTCCGGAATTGATCCGAGAAGCTTGCTTCGCGTTTTTAAAGGCGTTGTTTCCGGCAATTCAAGCTCTGGCGGAGGAAGTACGCTGACGCAGCAAGTTGCCAAAAACCTTTTTAATACGCGTTCGGAAGAATTTGAAGGCTTATTAGGGAAAATTCCCCTGGTAAGAATCGTGATCGCTAAAACCAAAGAATGGGTGTTGGCCGTGATTTTGGAAAGGAAGTATACCAAACAGGAGATCATGCAAATGTATCTCAACACGGTTTCTTTTGGAAATAACACCTACGGGATCAAGGTTGCCGCTAAGACCTATTTTGACAAAGAAGCGTGGGATTTAAATGTTACCGAGGCCGCATTACTGGTTGGGATGCTTCAAAACCCGACGCTTTTCAACCCGCTGCGCTTTCCAACCAATGCGCTGAATCGTAGAAATACGGTTTTGGCACAAATGAACAAATACGATTACATCCCAAGGGAAGATTTTGAACGTTATAGGGAAAAACCGCTTGGCATTGATTTCACGGTTGAAGGGCATAATACAGGATTAGCCCCCTATTTCAGAGAATCCATGCGCGGCTATCTTAAAAGCTGGGTGAAGATGTACAATGAGGAGCATGACATGAATTATGATCTGTATACCAGCGGATTGCGCATTTATACAACCATTGATTCAAGAATGCAGCGTTACCAGGAAGAAGCACTTACGGAACACATGAAAGAGCAGCAGAGACTCTTTGACGAACACTGGAAAGGCCGTAACCCTTGGACGTTTGATAATGGAAAGGAAATTCCCGGTTTCCTGACAACCGCCGCAAAAAGATCGCCCCACTTTATCTCCTTGAAACGTGATCTGGGAGAGGCAGAGGCATGGAAAGTGATGCGTAAACCTTATAAAATGAAGGTTTTTACATGGAATGGCGAGAAGGAAGTGATGATGAGCCCGCTGGATTCTATTGCTTACTATAAGCGGTTTCTGAGAGCTGGAATGATGTCCATGGACCCCCGGAACGGCCATGTCAAGGCTTGGGTTGGCGGAATTAATTTCAAATATTTTAAATATGATCACGTGAAGCAGGGATCGCGTCAACCCGGTTCAACATTCAAGCCATTTGTTTATGTGTCGGCGCTGGATAAGAACTTTTTGACTCCCTGCGACCATGTTACCGATGCTCCCATTTACTTTGGTCCTTCGGACGGTGTGCCTGGCGGTTGGTCTCCTAAAAACTCTAATAACAAATATTCCTACCAGTCATTGTCATTGCGTCAGGCATTGGGTAAGTCGGTGAACACGGTGAGTGCCTATTTGATCAAAATGGTGAAGGCGAAAACTGTTGCCGAATACGCCCACAAACTGGGTATTACCAGCAAGTTGCAGGAGGTTCCTTCCCTTTGTCTCGGAATCAGTGATGTTTCTGTGTTCGAAATGGTGGGAGCTTACAGCGCATTCGCCAATGGCGGCCATCGCACTGAGCCAATGACAATCTTGCGTATTGAAGATCGGTACGGCAATGTTTTGCAGGAATTTTTCCAGCAGCAAAACCAGGAAATCAGTGAAAATATGGCTTATAACATGCTGTATCTGATGCGCGGAGCGGTGGAAGACCCGGGTGGAACAGCAGGCAGATTGAGGCAATATGGGGTGACCGAGGGCAATGAAATCGCTGCAAAGACTGGAACAACCTCTAATTATTCAGATGGTTGGTTTATGGGTATGACTCAACATCTGGTTTCCGGCATCTGGGTAGGAGGAGAGGATCGGAGTATCCACTTCCGGACTATTGCCCTGGGACAGGGTGGCCGCATTGCCATGCCAGCCTGGGGAATGTTCATGCAGAAAGTTTACAAAGATCCAACGCTGGTTCAATACAGGAAAGAGCCTTTCAAAAAGCCTGAAAATTACGTGCGGGAATGCGGTGGCGTATCCTCCGACAGCACCGACACATACGTCCCACCTTCTCGCTCGGACGACGAAGGCGTGTTGTTTTAA
- the porW gene encoding type IX secretion system periplasmic lipoprotein PorW/SprE, whose amino-acid sequence MLIRRQKDIPNFIFVTNRFALFFCRTALTLTLVGFLVACSQFSTKPAAIGFHNLSAHYNAYFMAEQSLAEAEFQMGRAYKENYNELLPILLPMDSVLSLPVKPQLQDAIKKASIVAEKHQNSKWVDNSYIALGKSRLYLGEWADGLEALRYVYANGRDENDKNNALILLMRAYTIRKDYSNALGIAEYLSQQPLSKGLTRDFYLTKAYLHQQNGEFLTSVAILEETFPLLKKSTGTARIHFAAAQMYDRLGQYALANKHYKSVSKNRPGYDLGFYSSMNSLQNEVVLDPKKDLDDVGFDRMLRDRKNEDLNDKIYFTMGLLAEHRKQIPEAISYLQKAVAASKGTNMEQKAYSYLQLARINYESLEKFELSKAYYDSALAILPQQAPEYKLVSERKKALDEFVNHYSIVNTEDSLQKLAQMNPAALDNKIDAIIEAQETARKEAEAKERKAMLTAQNTNVQSVQNPLINGGERRWELYDPALINQGRTEFKRAWGNRPLEDDWRRSSRQTQSLAGNERTTPDSLASQAAVTADNSLKKGTPEWDALHTSLKQNIPLTEGQMADSQKRKEDALYNLGKIYRFDLQESQRSISTFERVLAEYPKTQYREEIYYLLYLTYEAENEKNTWKNKLYTEYPTSTYARLVGKSSDSNVAGSGNPVKEYEAAYALYSKGDYAKALEDIEQNLPAYKGHAMEDKFALLRVFLIGKVRGKDAYTQAIAEFMRLYPSSIYLPRLKEMQELNSLSMGKR is encoded by the coding sequence TTGCTCATAAGAAGACAAAAAGACATCCCTAACTTCATATTTGTGACCAACCGTTTTGCCCTCTTTTTCTGCCGGACAGCACTCACATTAACCTTAGTTGGTTTTTTGGTGGCCTGTTCACAGTTCAGCACAAAACCTGCCGCCATCGGTTTTCACAACCTCTCTGCGCATTATAATGCTTATTTCATGGCAGAGCAAAGTCTTGCCGAGGCGGAGTTTCAGATGGGAAGGGCTTATAAAGAGAATTATAATGAATTGCTGCCCATCCTGCTTCCCATGGATTCCGTGCTTTCGCTGCCCGTGAAGCCGCAATTGCAGGACGCCATCAAAAAGGCGTCTATTGTTGCCGAAAAGCACCAAAACAGCAAGTGGGTGGACAATAGTTACATTGCGCTCGGAAAGTCAAGATTATATCTGGGCGAGTGGGCCGACGGCCTGGAGGCGTTGCGCTATGTGTATGCAAACGGACGGGACGAAAATGATAAGAACAATGCGCTAATCCTGCTCATGCGTGCCTATACTATAAGAAAGGACTATTCAAATGCGCTGGGCATTGCGGAATATTTGAGCCAGCAGCCGCTTAGTAAGGGCTTAACCCGCGATTTTTATCTTACCAAAGCTTACTTGCACCAGCAAAATGGTGAATTTCTGACATCGGTCGCAATCCTGGAAGAGACATTTCCGCTGCTTAAAAAATCAACTGGAACGGCCCGCATTCATTTTGCAGCAGCGCAGATGTACGATCGGCTAGGCCAGTATGCATTAGCAAACAAACATTATAAAAGTGTAAGCAAAAATCGCCCTGGCTATGATCTGGGGTTTTATTCGTCCATGAATTCGCTTCAGAATGAAGTCGTGCTTGATCCCAAAAAAGATCTGGATGACGTAGGTTTCGACAGAATGCTTCGCGACCGAAAGAATGAGGATCTGAACGATAAAATCTATTTTACAATGGGCTTGCTGGCTGAACACCGGAAGCAAATTCCAGAAGCCATAAGCTATTTGCAAAAGGCTGTTGCTGCTTCCAAAGGCACTAACATGGAGCAGAAGGCATACAGTTACCTGCAACTGGCCCGGATCAACTACGAATCCCTGGAGAAATTTGAATTATCAAAAGCATACTACGACAGCGCCCTGGCCATCCTGCCGCAGCAAGCACCGGAATACAAGTTGGTCTCAGAACGAAAAAAGGCGCTCGATGAGTTTGTCAACCATTATAGCATCGTAAATACGGAGGACAGTCTGCAAAAGCTTGCTCAAATGAACCCTGCGGCGCTGGACAATAAGATTGACGCGATTATTGAAGCACAGGAAACCGCTCGTAAAGAAGCAGAGGCCAAAGAAAGAAAAGCAATGCTTACGGCACAGAATACGAATGTTCAGAGTGTGCAAAATCCTTTGATCAATGGGGGAGAGCGCCGTTGGGAGCTTTATGATCCGGCTTTAATCAACCAGGGACGAACGGAATTTAAGCGCGCCTGGGGAAACAGACCGCTGGAAGATGACTGGCGCCGGAGCAGTCGGCAGACGCAGTCATTGGCGGGTAATGAACGCACTACACCTGATTCGCTCGCATCACAGGCAGCCGTTACAGCCGATAATAGTTTGAAAAAAGGAACACCCGAATGGGATGCATTGCATACTTCCCTGAAACAAAATATTCCGTTGACAGAGGGGCAAATGGCGGATTCACAAAAACGAAAAGAAGACGCCCTTTATAATTTGGGCAAAATTTACCGGTTCGATCTGCAAGAGTCACAACGGTCAATCAGCACATTTGAACGCGTTTTGGCAGAATACCCTAAAACTCAGTATAGAGAAGAGATATACTATCTGCTTTATCTCACATATGAAGCTGAGAACGAGAAGAATACCTGGAAAAACAAATTGTACACTGAATATCCAACTTCGACATACGCACGGCTTGTCGGTAAATCGTCCGACAGCAATGTGGCTGGTTCCGGGAATCCGGTAAAAGAATATGAGGCTGCCTATGCACTTTATTCAAAAGGTGATTATGCCAAAGCCCTCGAAGACATTGAACAAAACCTTCCCGCATATAAAGGCCACGCTATGGAAGATAAGTTTGCACTTTTGCGCGTGTTTTTAATCGGTAAAGTGCGTGGTAAAGATGCTTATACACAAGCCATTGCCGAGTTTATGAGATTATATCCTTCCAGCATTTACCTTCCCAGACTTAAAGAGATGCAGGAGCTGAATTCCCTTTCCATGGGAAAGAGATAA
- a CDS encoding AtpZ/AtpI family protein, whose protein sequence is MEPNNDDAAKEERKRALQKESSGFLKYSGMATQMLGTILIFTYGGYKLDEWQQNKVPVWTLVLSLLSIAGSLYMLIKGFTKK, encoded by the coding sequence ATGGAACCAAACAATGATGACGCGGCTAAGGAAGAGCGAAAAAGGGCATTGCAAAAAGAATCGTCCGGTTTCCTGAAATATTCCGGCATGGCAACCCAAATGCTGGGGACCATTTTGATCTTCACTTACGGCGGCTACAAGCTGGACGAATGGCAGCAAAATAAGGTGCCGGTCTGGACATTAGTGCTCTCGCTGCTTTCCATTGCGGGTTCATTGTATATGTTGATCAAAGGTTTCACAAAAAAATAG
- the atpB gene encoding F0F1 ATP synthase subunit A gives MYTHLRLFFTTALVAATCLLNVPVMADEPTQHEAEKVVEGINQAEHKIEHNLEESEEKFNIGQMIMHHIADSHEWEITHGMVLPLPVILYSADRGIEVFSSSNFHNEHHEYNGYHLVHGDAETIVPVDESRVVYDFSITKNVASMLLSAVILILIFTSIAGYYKNSKGKAPKGFHSAMEVIILFIRDDVVKPNVGPKYEKYLPYLLTLFFFILVNNILGLLPGSANVTGNIAVTMTLAVLTFIVVHLNANGNYYKHLVKPDGVPVPLLLIMIPVEIVGVFMKPFSLMVRLFANMTAGHIILLSLFGLIFIFQSIVIAPVISLFALFLNFIEIMVAFIQAFIFTLLSSMYIGSAIEEHSHADHGH, from the coding sequence ATGTACACCCATTTGAGACTGTTTTTTACTACTGCCCTGGTTGCGGCAACCTGCCTTTTGAATGTTCCTGTGATGGCGGACGAACCTACCCAGCATGAAGCTGAAAAGGTGGTTGAAGGCATTAATCAGGCCGAGCATAAAATTGAACATAATCTTGAAGAGTCGGAAGAGAAGTTCAATATAGGCCAGATGATCATGCACCACATTGCCGACTCGCATGAGTGGGAAATTACGCATGGTATGGTTCTTCCGCTCCCTGTAATCCTTTATTCAGCTGACCGCGGAATTGAAGTTTTCTCATCTTCGAACTTTCACAACGAGCACCACGAATACAACGGTTATCATTTGGTTCACGGTGATGCCGAGACAATCGTTCCGGTTGACGAATCTCGCGTTGTTTATGATTTCTCAATAACCAAAAACGTGGCGTCAATGCTTCTAAGCGCGGTTATCCTGATCCTGATCTTTACCAGCATTGCAGGTTATTATAAAAACAGTAAGGGCAAGGCACCGAAAGGTTTCCATTCGGCCATGGAGGTTATTATCCTTTTCATCCGCGATGACGTTGTGAAGCCAAATGTCGGCCCCAAATACGAAAAATACCTTCCTTACCTGCTTACATTGTTCTTCTTTATCCTGGTTAACAATATTCTTGGGCTGCTTCCGGGATCGGCTAACGTAACGGGTAACATTGCAGTGACGATGACGCTTGCTGTTCTGACATTCATCGTAGTTCACCTGAATGCAAATGGTAATTACTACAAACATCTTGTAAAACCAGACGGCGTTCCGGTTCCATTGTTGCTGATTATGATTCCGGTTGAGATTGTCGGTGTATTTATGAAGCCTTTCTCTCTGATGGTCCGGTTGTTCGCTAACATGACAGCAGGTCACATCATCTTGCTAAGTCTTTTTGGTTTGATATTCATTTTCCAAAGCATTGTAATCGCTCCGGTTATCTCGCTTTTCGCCTTGTTCCTGAACTTTATTGAGATCATGGTGGCGTTTATCCAGGCATTTATCTTTACACTTTTGTCGTCCATGTACATTGGAAGTGCGATTGAAGAGCACAGCCACGCAGATCACGGACATTGA
- the atpE gene encoding ATP synthase F0 subunit C, with product MLLQILLQATEQSGAGLAVFGAAIGAGLAAIGAGLGIGKIGGSAVEGIARQPEAAGAIQTAMLIIAALIEAVALFAAVICLLISFKL from the coding sequence ATGTTGCTTCAAATCTTGCTTCAAGCTACGGAACAAAGTGGTGCTGGTCTTGCTGTTTTCGGTGCTGCTATTGGTGCTGGTCTTGCTGCTATCGGTGCTGGTCTTGGTATCGGTAAAATCGGTGGAAGCGCTGTTGAAGGTATCGCTCGTCAGCCAGAAGCTGCTGGTGCTATCCAGACTGCCATGCTTATCATCGCGGCTCTTATCGAGGCGGTTGCGCTTTTCGCAGCGGTTATCTGTCTGCTGATTTCGTTCAAGCTTTAG